From Cervus elaphus chromosome 33, mCerEla1.1, whole genome shotgun sequence, the proteins below share one genomic window:
- the TMEM177 gene encoding transmembrane protein 177 — MAGPLWLATVFVQRHRTGLLVGSCAGLFGAQISYHLFPDPVVQWLYQYWPQGQPAPLSPELERLFQEVQQDIGIPSGHHFEAFTTFTFQPVSAGFPRLPGGAVVGIPASFLGGPVTNTDRPVVVYGQRVDWRSPAGARLRDALTLSHEAQKFALAKEVVYLESGAAALQALPAPACLAGTWALSVGAKHALGLYGGPMSLRAAFNLVAAAAGFVAYAFSTDSLTHALEAWLDRRTASLSAAYARGGVEFYEKVLSGNLALRSLLGQRGEKLYTPSGNVVPRHWFRIKHLPDTARRDSVLQMWRAALGPGGS, encoded by the coding sequence ATGGCAGGTCCCCTGTGGCTGGCCACGGTGTTTGTGCAGAGACACAGGACGGGCCTGTTGGTGGGCTCCTGCGCAGGCCTGTTCGGGGCCCAGATCTCATACCACCTCTTCCCGgatcctgtggtccagtggctgtaCCAGTACTGGCCTCAGGGCCAGCCGGCGCCTCTGTCCCCAGAACTGGAGAGGCTCTTCCAGGAGGTGCAGCAGGACATTGGCATCCCCTCGGGCCACCACTTCGAGGCCTTCACCACCTTCACCTTCCAGCCTGTGAGTGCCGGCTTCCCGAGACTCCCTGGCGGGGCCGTCGTGGGCATCCCCGCCAGCTTCCTGGGTGGCCCAGTGACCAACACTGACCGGCCCGTGGTGGTGTACGGGCAGCGCGTGGACTGGCGGAGCCCAGCGGGCGCCCGGCTGAGAGATGCCCTGACCCTGTCTCACGAGGCCCAGAAGTTCGCCTTGGCCAAGGAGGTGGTGTACCTGGAGAGTGGGGCGGCCGCCCTGCAGGCCCTGCCAGCCCCAGCCTGCCTGGCAGGCACCTGGGCGCTGAGTGTGGGGGCCAAGCATGCCTTGGGGCTCTACGGGGGCCCCATGAGCTTGCGGGCTGCCTTCAACTTGGTGGCAGCAGCGGCGGGCTTCGTGGCCTACGCCTTCTCCACGGACTCTCTCACCCATGCCCTGGAAGCCTGGCTGGACCGCCGCACGGCCTCCTTGTCTGCAGCCTATGCCCGGGGCGGGGTGGAATTCTACGAGAAGGTTCTGTCGGGCAACCTGGCCCTTCGCAGTCTGCTGGGCCAGCGGGGGGAGAAGCTCTACACGCCCAGTGGGAATGTCGTTCCCAGACACTGGTTCCGCATCAAACACCTGCCTGACACGGCCCGCCGGGACTCGGTGCTGCAGATGTGGCGGGCAGCGCTTGGCCCCGGCGGCTCCTGA